A genomic stretch from Mesoplodon densirostris isolate mMesDen1 chromosome 3, mMesDen1 primary haplotype, whole genome shotgun sequence includes:
- the ICAM3 gene encoding LOW QUALITY PROTEIN: intercellular adhesion molecule 3 (The sequence of the model RefSeq protein was modified relative to this genomic sequence to represent the inferred CDS: substituted 1 base at 1 genomic stop codon) encodes MCETDFWEAGQVRRDLIGKGTPGTQGQEFQLRMEPQNPVVPAGESLLVNCSIDCPSAELISLETSLLKESVGSGLGWAAFRLSNVTGDTQLLCSSFCDGSQMIGFSNVTVYRFPERVELAPLPRWQPVDKHFTLRCMVSGGAPRDHLTVVLLREEKVLGWQPAGKGEPAEVTVKVLACRDDHGANFSCRTELDLRSQGLGLFQNNSAPRKLRTFAMPMTPPRLVVPRFSEVETSWPVNCTLDGLFPASEAQVQLALGDQMLNATVVSHGDTLTATATAKAEQESTQGIVCNVTLGGESRETRENVKAYSFQGPNLTLREPNATEGATVTVTCAAGPRVLVTLDGVPAAAPGQPAHLQLNATAKDDRRTFFCNATLEVHGVILHRNRSVQLRVLYGPKIDRAKCPQRLTWKDRTMHILQCQARGNPNPKLQCLQEGSMFKVPVGIPFLVRLNYSGTYYCQAASSRGTDILAVMMDVQGRNPIAITIVLGVLTILGLLILAAASVYVFGVQKRRGIYHVRQSSIQLPLAHEQPDEAVAVXLS; translated from the exons ATGTGCGAAACGGATTTTTGGGAGGCGGGGCAGGTGAGGAGAGACCTCATTGGGAAGGGTACTCCAG GTACCCAAGGGCAGGAGTTCCAGCTGCGAATGGAGCCACAGAACCCAGTGGTGCCTGCCGGAGAGTCCCTCTTGGTAAATTGCAGTATAGATTGCCCCAGCGCTGAACTCATCTCCCTGGAGACGTCTCTACTCAAGGAGTCGGTGGGCAGTGGCCTGGGCTGGGCAGCCTTCCGTCTCAGCAATGTGACTGGTGACACCCAGCTCCTCTGCTCTAGCTTCTGCGATGGCTCCCAGATGATCGGCTTCTCTAACGTCACAGTGTACC GGTTCCCGGAACGCGTGGAGCTGGCCCCCCTGCCCCGCTGGCAGCCCGTGGACAAGCACTTCACCCTGCGCTGCATGGTGTCCGGTGGGGCCCCCCGGGACCACCTCACCGTGGTGCTGCTTCGTGAGGAGAAGGTGCTGGGCTGGCAGCCAGCGGGAAAGGGGGAGCCTGCCGAGGTCACGGTCAAGGTGCTGGCGTGCAGAGATGACCATGGCGCCAATTTCTCTTGCCGCACGGAGCTGGACCTGCGGTCCCAAGGGCTGGGACTGTTCCAGAACAACTCGGCCCCCAGGAAGCTCCGAACCTTTG CCATGCCTATGACCCCCCCGCGCCTCGTTGTCCCCCGGTTCTCGGAGGTGGAAACGTCGTGGCCCGTTAACTGCACCCTGGATGGGTTGTTCCCAGCATCGGAGGCCCAGGTGCAACTGGCGCTGGGGGACCAGATGCTGAATGCCACAGTCGTGAGCCACGGTGACACACTCACGGCCACAGCCACAGCGAAAGCAGAGCAGGAGAGCACTCAGGGGATCGTCTGCAACGTGACCTTGGGGGGCGAGAGCCGCGAGACCCGGGAGAACGTGAAGGCCTATA GCTTCCAGGGGCCCAACCTGACCCTGAGAGAGCCTAACGCCACCGAGGGGGCCACAGTAACTGTGACTTGCGCGGCCGGACCCCGAGTCCTGGTCACGCTGGACGGAGTTCCAGCCGCGGCACCGGGACAGCCTGCCCACCTTCAGCTAAACGCCACTGCGAAGGACGACAGGCGCACCTTCTTCTGCAATGCCACCCTCGAGGTGCATGGGGTGATCTTGCACCGTAACAGGAGCGTCCAGTTGCGTGTCCTGT ACGGCCCCAAGATTGACCGAGCTAAATGTCCCCAGCGCTTGACGTGGAAAGACAGGACTATGCATATCCTGCAGTGCCAGGCCCGGGGCAACCCGAACCCCAAACTACAGTGTCTGCAGGAAGGCTCCATGTTCAAGGTGCCCGTCGGCATCCCATTCCTCGTCAGGTTAAACTATAGTGGCACCTACTATTGCCAAGCGGCAAGCTCACGGGGCACGGACATTCTGGCAGTGATGATGGACGTTCAGG GTCGGAACCCCATCGCCATCACCATTGTCCTGGGGGTGTTAACGATCTTGGGCCTGTTGATCCTCGCTGCAGCCTCAGTGTACGTCTTTGGGGTGCAGAAGCGGCGTGGCATCTACCATGTGAGGCAAAGCAGCATCCAGTTGCCCCTCGCGCATGAACAGCCCGACGAGGCTGTGGCAGTGTAGTTATCCTGA
- the RAVER1 gene encoding ribonucleoprotein PTB-binding 1 isoform X1: MAADVSVTHRPPLSPEAGAEVEADDVAERRAPEELPPLDPEEIRKRLEHTERQFRNRRKILIRGLPGDVTNQEVHDLLGDYELKYCFVDKYKGTAFVTLLNGEQAEAAISAFHQSRLRERELSVQLQPTDALLCVANLPPSLTQQQFEELVRPFGSLERCFLVYSERTGHSKGYGFAEYMKKDSAARAKSDLLGKPLGPRTLYVHWTDAGQLTPSLLHSRCLCVDRLPPGFSDVDALRRALSAVHTPTFCQLAYGQDGQLKGFAVLEYETAEMAEEAQQRADGLALGGSHLRVSFCAPGPPGRSMLAALIAAQATALNRGKGLLPEPNILQLLNNLGPSASLQLLLNPLLHGGAGGKQGLLGAPPAMPLLNGPALSTALLQLALQTQSQKKPGILGDSPLGTLQPGAQPASPLLGELSAGGGLPPELPPRRGKPPPLLPPLLGPSGGDREPMGLGPPAPQLTPPPAPVGLRGTGLRGLQKDSGPLPTPTGVSLLGEPPKDFRIPLNPYLNLHSLLPASNLAGKEARGWGGAGRSRRPAEGPLPNPPAPGGGGSSKAFQLKSRLLSPLTSARLPPDPGLPDSYGFDYPSDVGPRRLFSHPREPTLGPHGPSRHKMSPPPSGFGERGGGGGGGPLSHFYSGSPTSYFTSGLQAGLKQSHLNKVVGSSPLGSGEGLLGLGPGPNGHSHLLKTPLGGQKRSFAHLLPSPEPSPEGSYVGQHSQGLGGHYADSYLKRKRIF; encoded by the exons ATGGCGGCCGACGTGTCCGTTACTCACCGGCCCCCGCTGAGCCCGGAGGCTGGGGCCGAGGTTGAGGCTGATGATGTCGCGGAGCGCCGGGCGCCTGAAGAACTGCCGCCGCTAGATCCCGAGGAGATCCGGAAACGCCTGGAACACACCGAGCGCCAGTTCCGTAACCGCCGCAAGATACTGATCCGGGGCCTCCCGGGGGACGTGACCAACCAG GAGGTGCATGACCTGCTCGGCGACTATGAGCTCAAGTATTGCTTTGTGGACAAATACAAAGGGACAG CTTTCGTGACCCTGCTGAACGGGGAGCAGGCCGAGGCCGCCATCAGCGCCTTCCACCAGAGCCGCCTGCGGGAGCGCGAGCTGTCGGTGCAGCTGCAGCCCACGGACGCCCTGCTGTGCGTGGCCAACCTGCCCCCCAGCCTCACGCAGCAGCAGTTCGAGGAGCTGGTGCGGCCCTTTGGCAGCCTGGAGCGCTGCTTCCTGGTCTACAGCGAGCGCACCGGCCACTCCAAGGGCTATGGCTTCGCCGAGTACATGAAGAAGGACTCGGCCGCCCGCGCCAAGTCGGACCTGCTGGGCAAGCCACTGGGCCCACGCACCCTCTACGTGCACTGGACAGACGCCGGGCAGCTGACGCCCTCCCTGCTCCACTCCCGCTGCCTCTGTGTCGACCGCCTGCCACCCGGCTTCAGTGATGTGGATGCCCTGCGCCGGGCGCTCTCGGCCGTCCACACACCCACCTTCTGCCAG ctggcaTACGGCCAGGACGGGCAGCTGAAGGGCTTCGCCGTGCTGGAGTACGAGACGGCGGAGATGGCGGAAGAGGCACAGCAGCGGGCAGACGGCCTGGCCCTGGGGGGCAGCCACCTGCGCGTCTCCTTCTGCGCTCCTGGGCCCCCTGGCCGCAGCATGCTGGCTGCGCTCATTGCTGCCCAGGCCACG GCACTCAATCGGGGCAAAGGGCTCCTGCCTGAGCCCAACATCCTGCAGCTGCTCAACAACCTGGGGCCCTCCGCTTCCCTCCAGCTGCTGCTCAACCCCCTGCTCCACGGTGGCGCGGGTGGCAAGCAGG GCCTCCTGGGGGCACCCCCGGCCATGCCGCTGCTCAATGGGCCCGCCCTGTCCACAGCGCTGCTGCAGCTCGCCCTGCAGACCCAGAGTCAGAAG AAACCCGGGATCCTGGGAGACTCTCCCCTAGGCACCCTCCAGCCCGGGGCCCAGCCGGCCAGCCCCCTCCTCGGGGAGCTGTCTGCAG GAGGGGGCCTGCCCCCGGAGCTGCCGCCCCGGCGAGGGAAGCCACCGCCCCTGCTGCCGCCACTGCTTGGCCCCTCTGGGGGTGACCGGGAACCCATGGGCCTGGGTCCCCCAGCACCCCAACTCACTCCACCCCCTGCTCCTGTGGGGCTTCGAGGCACTGGTCTCAGAGGCCTGCAGAAGGACAGTGGGCCTTTGCCAACGCCCACTGGG GTCTCGCTGCTGGGGGAGCCTCCCAAGGACTTCCGGATCCCCCTGAATCCCTACCTGAACCTACACAGCCTGCTCCCAGCCAGCAATCTGGCGGGTAAGGAGGCCCGGGGCTGGGGAGGCGCTGGGAGAAGCCGCCGCCCAGCTGAGGGCCCCCTGCCTAACCCCCCGGCCCCTggaggtggtggcagcagcaaaGCTTTCCAGCTCAAGTCCCGCCTGCTCAGCCCCCTCACCAGCGCCCGCCTGCCCCCCGATCCAGGGCTGCCCGACAGCTATGGCTTCGACTACCCCTCA GATGTGGGACCTCGGCGGCTCTTCTCCCACCCACGGGAGCCAACCCTCGGGCCTCATGGACCCAGCCGACACAAA ATGTCCCCCCCACCCAGTGGCTTTGGCGAGCGGGGTGGCGGAGGTGGCGGTGGGCCCCTCTCCCACTTCTATTCGGGCTCACCCACTTCCTACTTCACCAGCGGCCTGCAGGCTGGTCTCAAGCAGAGCCACCTTAACAAG GTGGTCGGCTCCTCCCCACTGGGCTCTGGAGAAGGGCTCCTGGGCCTCGGCCCTGGGCCCAATGGCCACAGCCACTTGCTGAAG ACCCCACTGGGTGGCCAGAAACGCAGCTTCGCCCACCTGCTGCCCTCGCCCGAGCCTAGCCCAGAAGGCAGCTACGTGGGCCAGCACTCCCAGGGCCTTGGAGGCCACTACGCAGATTCCTACCTGAAGCGCAAGAGGATTTTCTAA
- the RAVER1 gene encoding ribonucleoprotein PTB-binding 1 isoform X2, whose product MAADVSVTHRPPLSPEAGAEVEADDVAERRAPEELPPLDPEEIRKRLEHTERQFRNRRKILIRGLPGDVTNQEVHDLLGDYELKYCFVDKYKGTAFVTLLNGEQAEAAISAFHQSRLRERELSVQLQPTDALLCVANLPPSLTQQQFEELVRPFGSLERCFLVYSERTGHSKGYGFAEYMKKDSAARAKSDLLGKPLGPRTLYVHWTDAGQLTPSLLHSRCLCVDRLPPGFSDVDALRRALSAVHTPTFCQLAYGQDGQLKGFAVLEYETAEMAEEAQQRADGLALGGSHLRVSFCAPGPPGRSMLAALIAAQATALNRGKGLLPEPNILQLLNNLGPSASLQLLLNPLLHGGAGGKQGLLGAPPAMPLLNGPALSTALLQLALQTQSQKKPGILGDSPLGTLQPGAQPASPLLGELSAGGGLPPELPPRRGKPPPLLPPLLGPSGGDREPMGLGPPAPQLTPPPAPVGLRGTGLRGLQKDSGPLPTPTGVSLLGEPPKDFRIPLNPYLNLHSLLPASNLAGKEARGWGGAGRSRRPAEGPLPNPPAPGGGGSSKAFQLKSRLLSPLTSARLPPDPGLPDSYGFDYPSDVGPRRLFSHPREPTLGPHGPSRHKVVGSSPLGSGEGLLGLGPGPNGHSHLLKTPLGGQKRSFAHLLPSPEPSPEGSYVGQHSQGLGGHYADSYLKRKRIF is encoded by the exons ATGGCGGCCGACGTGTCCGTTACTCACCGGCCCCCGCTGAGCCCGGAGGCTGGGGCCGAGGTTGAGGCTGATGATGTCGCGGAGCGCCGGGCGCCTGAAGAACTGCCGCCGCTAGATCCCGAGGAGATCCGGAAACGCCTGGAACACACCGAGCGCCAGTTCCGTAACCGCCGCAAGATACTGATCCGGGGCCTCCCGGGGGACGTGACCAACCAG GAGGTGCATGACCTGCTCGGCGACTATGAGCTCAAGTATTGCTTTGTGGACAAATACAAAGGGACAG CTTTCGTGACCCTGCTGAACGGGGAGCAGGCCGAGGCCGCCATCAGCGCCTTCCACCAGAGCCGCCTGCGGGAGCGCGAGCTGTCGGTGCAGCTGCAGCCCACGGACGCCCTGCTGTGCGTGGCCAACCTGCCCCCCAGCCTCACGCAGCAGCAGTTCGAGGAGCTGGTGCGGCCCTTTGGCAGCCTGGAGCGCTGCTTCCTGGTCTACAGCGAGCGCACCGGCCACTCCAAGGGCTATGGCTTCGCCGAGTACATGAAGAAGGACTCGGCCGCCCGCGCCAAGTCGGACCTGCTGGGCAAGCCACTGGGCCCACGCACCCTCTACGTGCACTGGACAGACGCCGGGCAGCTGACGCCCTCCCTGCTCCACTCCCGCTGCCTCTGTGTCGACCGCCTGCCACCCGGCTTCAGTGATGTGGATGCCCTGCGCCGGGCGCTCTCGGCCGTCCACACACCCACCTTCTGCCAG ctggcaTACGGCCAGGACGGGCAGCTGAAGGGCTTCGCCGTGCTGGAGTACGAGACGGCGGAGATGGCGGAAGAGGCACAGCAGCGGGCAGACGGCCTGGCCCTGGGGGGCAGCCACCTGCGCGTCTCCTTCTGCGCTCCTGGGCCCCCTGGCCGCAGCATGCTGGCTGCGCTCATTGCTGCCCAGGCCACG GCACTCAATCGGGGCAAAGGGCTCCTGCCTGAGCCCAACATCCTGCAGCTGCTCAACAACCTGGGGCCCTCCGCTTCCCTCCAGCTGCTGCTCAACCCCCTGCTCCACGGTGGCGCGGGTGGCAAGCAGG GCCTCCTGGGGGCACCCCCGGCCATGCCGCTGCTCAATGGGCCCGCCCTGTCCACAGCGCTGCTGCAGCTCGCCCTGCAGACCCAGAGTCAGAAG AAACCCGGGATCCTGGGAGACTCTCCCCTAGGCACCCTCCAGCCCGGGGCCCAGCCGGCCAGCCCCCTCCTCGGGGAGCTGTCTGCAG GAGGGGGCCTGCCCCCGGAGCTGCCGCCCCGGCGAGGGAAGCCACCGCCCCTGCTGCCGCCACTGCTTGGCCCCTCTGGGGGTGACCGGGAACCCATGGGCCTGGGTCCCCCAGCACCCCAACTCACTCCACCCCCTGCTCCTGTGGGGCTTCGAGGCACTGGTCTCAGAGGCCTGCAGAAGGACAGTGGGCCTTTGCCAACGCCCACTGGG GTCTCGCTGCTGGGGGAGCCTCCCAAGGACTTCCGGATCCCCCTGAATCCCTACCTGAACCTACACAGCCTGCTCCCAGCCAGCAATCTGGCGGGTAAGGAGGCCCGGGGCTGGGGAGGCGCTGGGAGAAGCCGCCGCCCAGCTGAGGGCCCCCTGCCTAACCCCCCGGCCCCTggaggtggtggcagcagcaaaGCTTTCCAGCTCAAGTCCCGCCTGCTCAGCCCCCTCACCAGCGCCCGCCTGCCCCCCGATCCAGGGCTGCCCGACAGCTATGGCTTCGACTACCCCTCA GATGTGGGACCTCGGCGGCTCTTCTCCCACCCACGGGAGCCAACCCTCGGGCCTCATGGACCCAGCCGACACAAA GTGGTCGGCTCCTCCCCACTGGGCTCTGGAGAAGGGCTCCTGGGCCTCGGCCCTGGGCCCAATGGCCACAGCCACTTGCTGAAG ACCCCACTGGGTGGCCAGAAACGCAGCTTCGCCCACCTGCTGCCCTCGCCCGAGCCTAGCCCAGAAGGCAGCTACGTGGGCCAGCACTCCCAGGGCCTTGGAGGCCACTACGCAGATTCCTACCTGAAGCGCAAGAGGATTTTCTAA
- the RAVER1 gene encoding ribonucleoprotein PTB-binding 1 isoform X3, protein MAADVSVTHRPPLSPEAGAEVEADDVAERRAPEELPPLDPEEIRKRLEHTERQFRNRRKILIRGLPGDVTNQEVHDLLGDYELKYCFVDKYKGTAFVTLLNGEQAEAAISAFHQSRLRERELSVQLQPTDALLCVANLPPSLTQQQFEELVRPFGSLERCFLVYSERTGHSKGYGFAEYMKKDSAARAKSDLLGKPLGPRTLYVHWTDAGQLTPSLLHSRCLCVDRLPPGFSDVDALRRALSAVHTPTFCQLAYGQDGQLKGFAVLEYETAEMAEEAQQRADGLALGGSHLRVSFCAPGPPGRSMLAALIAAQATALNRGKGLLPEPNILQLLNNLGPSASLQLLLNPLLHGGAGGKQGLLGAPPAMPLLNGPALSTALLQLALQTQSQKVSLLGEPPKDFRIPLNPYLNLHSLLPASNLAGKEARGWGGAGRSRRPAEGPLPNPPAPGGGGSSKAFQLKSRLLSPLTSARLPPDPGLPDSYGFDYPSDVGPRRLFSHPREPTLGPHGPSRHKMSPPPSGFGERGGGGGGGPLSHFYSGSPTSYFTSGLQAGLKQSHLNKVVGSSPLGSGEGLLGLGPGPNGHSHLLKTPLGGQKRSFAHLLPSPEPSPEGSYVGQHSQGLGGHYADSYLKRKRIF, encoded by the exons ATGGCGGCCGACGTGTCCGTTACTCACCGGCCCCCGCTGAGCCCGGAGGCTGGGGCCGAGGTTGAGGCTGATGATGTCGCGGAGCGCCGGGCGCCTGAAGAACTGCCGCCGCTAGATCCCGAGGAGATCCGGAAACGCCTGGAACACACCGAGCGCCAGTTCCGTAACCGCCGCAAGATACTGATCCGGGGCCTCCCGGGGGACGTGACCAACCAG GAGGTGCATGACCTGCTCGGCGACTATGAGCTCAAGTATTGCTTTGTGGACAAATACAAAGGGACAG CTTTCGTGACCCTGCTGAACGGGGAGCAGGCCGAGGCCGCCATCAGCGCCTTCCACCAGAGCCGCCTGCGGGAGCGCGAGCTGTCGGTGCAGCTGCAGCCCACGGACGCCCTGCTGTGCGTGGCCAACCTGCCCCCCAGCCTCACGCAGCAGCAGTTCGAGGAGCTGGTGCGGCCCTTTGGCAGCCTGGAGCGCTGCTTCCTGGTCTACAGCGAGCGCACCGGCCACTCCAAGGGCTATGGCTTCGCCGAGTACATGAAGAAGGACTCGGCCGCCCGCGCCAAGTCGGACCTGCTGGGCAAGCCACTGGGCCCACGCACCCTCTACGTGCACTGGACAGACGCCGGGCAGCTGACGCCCTCCCTGCTCCACTCCCGCTGCCTCTGTGTCGACCGCCTGCCACCCGGCTTCAGTGATGTGGATGCCCTGCGCCGGGCGCTCTCGGCCGTCCACACACCCACCTTCTGCCAG ctggcaTACGGCCAGGACGGGCAGCTGAAGGGCTTCGCCGTGCTGGAGTACGAGACGGCGGAGATGGCGGAAGAGGCACAGCAGCGGGCAGACGGCCTGGCCCTGGGGGGCAGCCACCTGCGCGTCTCCTTCTGCGCTCCTGGGCCCCCTGGCCGCAGCATGCTGGCTGCGCTCATTGCTGCCCAGGCCACG GCACTCAATCGGGGCAAAGGGCTCCTGCCTGAGCCCAACATCCTGCAGCTGCTCAACAACCTGGGGCCCTCCGCTTCCCTCCAGCTGCTGCTCAACCCCCTGCTCCACGGTGGCGCGGGTGGCAAGCAGG GCCTCCTGGGGGCACCCCCGGCCATGCCGCTGCTCAATGGGCCCGCCCTGTCCACAGCGCTGCTGCAGCTCGCCCTGCAGACCCAGAGTCAGAAG GTCTCGCTGCTGGGGGAGCCTCCCAAGGACTTCCGGATCCCCCTGAATCCCTACCTGAACCTACACAGCCTGCTCCCAGCCAGCAATCTGGCGGGTAAGGAGGCCCGGGGCTGGGGAGGCGCTGGGAGAAGCCGCCGCCCAGCTGAGGGCCCCCTGCCTAACCCCCCGGCCCCTggaggtggtggcagcagcaaaGCTTTCCAGCTCAAGTCCCGCCTGCTCAGCCCCCTCACCAGCGCCCGCCTGCCCCCCGATCCAGGGCTGCCCGACAGCTATGGCTTCGACTACCCCTCA GATGTGGGACCTCGGCGGCTCTTCTCCCACCCACGGGAGCCAACCCTCGGGCCTCATGGACCCAGCCGACACAAA ATGTCCCCCCCACCCAGTGGCTTTGGCGAGCGGGGTGGCGGAGGTGGCGGTGGGCCCCTCTCCCACTTCTATTCGGGCTCACCCACTTCCTACTTCACCAGCGGCCTGCAGGCTGGTCTCAAGCAGAGCCACCTTAACAAG GTGGTCGGCTCCTCCCCACTGGGCTCTGGAGAAGGGCTCCTGGGCCTCGGCCCTGGGCCCAATGGCCACAGCCACTTGCTGAAG ACCCCACTGGGTGGCCAGAAACGCAGCTTCGCCCACCTGCTGCCCTCGCCCGAGCCTAGCCCAGAAGGCAGCTACGTGGGCCAGCACTCCCAGGGCCTTGGAGGCCACTACGCAGATTCCTACCTGAAGCGCAAGAGGATTTTCTAA
- the FDX2 gene encoding ferredoxin-2, mitochondrial isoform X2 translates to MPVMAASVAWGGVNAGFLLRAARGSWWCRPGGFWGSWEAAAPAIAKKFRATGSRPAGEEEAGGPERPGDVFHLVPVPIIQFVICTPICPQGERGVRRPVRPTDSGACEASLACSTCHVYVSEDHLDLLPPPDEREDDMLDMAPLLQENSRLGCQIVLTPELEGAEFTLPKITRNFYVDGHVPKPH, encoded by the exons ATGCCTGTCATGGCCGCCTCCGTGGCCTGGGGAGGCGTGAATGCTGGGTTCCTGCTGCGGGCTGCCAGGGGTTCCTGGTGGTGCCGACCCGGGGGCTTTTGGGGGTCCTGGGAGGCGGCGGCGCCTGCGATAGCCAAGAAGTTCCGGGCGACAG GCTCGCGCCCGGCGGGGGAGGAAGAAGCTGGCGGCCCCGAGCGGCCCGGGGACGT ATTCCACCTGGTCCCTGTGCCCATCATCCAGTTCGTCATCTGCACCCCGATCTGTCCCCAGGGTGAACGTGGTGTTCGTAGACCGGTCAGGCCAACGGATTCCG GGGCCTGTGAAGCCTCCCTGGCATGCTCCACCTGCCACGTGTATGTGAGCGAGGACCACCTGGACCTTCTGCCTCCTCCTGACGAGAG GGAGGACGACATGCTGGACATGGCCCCCCTCCTCCAAGAGAACTCCCGGCTGGGCTGCCAGATTGTGCTGACACCTGAGCTGGAAGGAGCTGAATTCACCCTGCCCAAGATCACCAGGAACTTCTACGTGGATGGCCACGTCCCCAAGCCCCACTGA
- the FDX2 gene encoding ferredoxin-2, mitochondrial isoform X3, translating into MPVMAASVAWGGVNAGFLLRAARGSWWCRPGGFWGSWEAAAPAIAKKFRATGSRPAGEEEAGGPERPGDVVNVVFVDRSGQRIPVRKLSPRLSRPGPSSGACEASLACSTCHVYVSEDHLDLLPPPDEREDDMLDMAPLLQENSRLGCQIVLTPELEGAEFTLPKITRNFYVDGHVPKPH; encoded by the exons ATGCCTGTCATGGCCGCCTCCGTGGCCTGGGGAGGCGTGAATGCTGGGTTCCTGCTGCGGGCTGCCAGGGGTTCCTGGTGGTGCCGACCCGGGGGCTTTTGGGGGTCCTGGGAGGCGGCGGCGCCTGCGATAGCCAAGAAGTTCCGGGCGACAG GCTCGCGCCCGGCGGGGGAGGAAGAAGCTGGCGGCCCCGAGCGGCCCGGGGACGT GGTGAACGTGGTGTTCGTAGACCGGTCAGGCCAACGGATTCCG gtgaggaaactgagccccaggTTGAGCAGACCTGGTCCAAGTTCAG GGGCCTGTGAAGCCTCCCTGGCATGCTCCACCTGCCACGTGTATGTGAGCGAGGACCACCTGGACCTTCTGCCTCCTCCTGACGAGAG GGAGGACGACATGCTGGACATGGCCCCCCTCCTCCAAGAGAACTCCCGGCTGGGCTGCCAGATTGTGCTGACACCTGAGCTGGAAGGAGCTGAATTCACCCTGCCCAAGATCACCAGGAACTTCTACGTGGATGGCCACGTCCCCAAGCCCCACTGA
- the FDX2 gene encoding ferredoxin-2, mitochondrial isoform X1, giving the protein MPVMAASVAWGGVNAGFLLRAARGSWWCRPGGFWGSWEAAAPAIAKKFRATGSRPAGEEEAGGPERPGDVVNVVFVDRSGQRIPVSGRVGDNVLYLAQRHGVDLEGACEASLACSTCHVYVSEDHLDLLPPPDEREDDMLDMAPLLQENSRLGCQIVLTPELEGAEFTLPKITRNFYVDGHVPKPH; this is encoded by the exons ATGCCTGTCATGGCCGCCTCCGTGGCCTGGGGAGGCGTGAATGCTGGGTTCCTGCTGCGGGCTGCCAGGGGTTCCTGGTGGTGCCGACCCGGGGGCTTTTGGGGGTCCTGGGAGGCGGCGGCGCCTGCGATAGCCAAGAAGTTCCGGGCGACAG GCTCGCGCCCGGCGGGGGAGGAAGAAGCTGGCGGCCCCGAGCGGCCCGGGGACGT GGTGAACGTGGTGTTCGTAGACCGGTCAGGCCAACGGATTCCGGTGAGCGGCAGAGTCGGGGACAATGTTCTCTACCTGGCCCAGCGCCATGGGGTGGATCTGGAAG GGGCCTGTGAAGCCTCCCTGGCATGCTCCACCTGCCACGTGTATGTGAGCGAGGACCACCTGGACCTTCTGCCTCCTCCTGACGAGAG GGAGGACGACATGCTGGACATGGCCCCCCTCCTCCAAGAGAACTCCCGGCTGGGCTGCCAGATTGTGCTGACACCTGAGCTGGAAGGAGCTGAATTCACCCTGCCCAAGATCACCAGGAACTTCTACGTGGATGGCCACGTCCCCAAGCCCCACTGA